The Fulvia fulva chromosome 1, complete sequence region TTCTCCCAGATTCCCACACCACAATCAAATGACGCCTCCAAGGTAAAGTCCCAACTGCTGAGATAGCTCTCAAGCCTGGCCAATACAGTCACTGTCCTTGACTCGGCAGCCAAGACTTCTGTGTTGTCGAGGACGCTCGTCTTGACATGGCCGAGAATGTAATGGCTGCTCTCTCCACCTCCATGCCTCTGCCCGGCGAATAGCCATCCGTCTTCAAAAAGCTTGAGAATTTGTACACCCGAGATGCGTACCATTTGACCAGGATCGGTCGATGCATCCAAGATTGACAGCAGGGAAGAATCCAGAAACGTATGCTTCAGGCCTGCCTTGCTCTTCCAGTGCTCCATGGTAGCATTGCTGCCTCGTCGCTCTGCAGGAGTGCCAAGATACAGGACAGTTCCTTTTCCACTCAAGCGTACTCGCAATACATGATCATCTTGTTCAAAGTCGAGACCGCAGATGTAGTGCCCTGTGGCGGACGAAGCATACCGATTGATTGAGAAGCTGTCCGGCTCCGCCAATAGATCATAAATTTGGATTGTCCTCTCTTGTGCCACAGCAAGCAGGCGCCCATCCGAGGACAATGCAAGCTCGTTATATGAGTTGGGCTGCACCTTGAGCCAAGGCCCGCTGCCAATCGTTTCCTTCAAGTCGTTCAATGGTCTCTGAGATATACACCGCGGCATTTCCCCGCTGGTGTCGAACAAAGCTATCTCCCGACCACTGAGTGTCACAGTTCTGTCACCACTGCTCGTAGCTACAACTCGTGGCGTAATGGGAAAGCCCATCTTTGCTGGGCGTGTAAGACTGCCTGGCGTATCCCATGCTCGTTCGGGTTTCACGCCGATCATGAGCGTGTGCGCGGCTTCGTCGAAAAGATTCTCGAGCTCGTTTGGATCGGCGTCAGATGCTTGGACGGGTGGAAGGATTGGCAGTTTTCGTAGTTGCTTGGCCAAAGGTACGGCGTCTGTCGATGCGAAGTTCCAGTATTTGCAGACCTTTCTTGCAGCAAAGAACGACTTGACGTCCAGATCACTGAAGACAAGTTGCTGCAATTCTAGCGGCAGACATGTCGCTGCCTTGGATGTCTGGCGCGTACTGACGCGCTCCAGAGCGCAAGACATGTTGTTATCAAGACGAGCAATGCCCAAAGAAAATGGGTGGGAGGAAGGCGCAGCAGAAACGACCGACTCACCTCAAGGGCAGCCGTGGGCCGGTATATACTCGTCGAGTCGGCGGTCGGCAGACATGGTAATTGGTACTAATCATGAGGAACGTTGAATTGGCCATCAGGGTGCCGACGCCGTGCTTTGTCCGGGCAGTCGATGGTCGGTGAGATGCTGGGGCGGCTCGATGGTCAGAGATCTCACACATCCCCGGGACCCAGGACGCCAGATCGGAGCCGTGAGCAAATGACACGTCGAACATGTGAAGGGATGTGGGTATGGCATGGGAAAATGGTGCTGTTGTTCCCACAAACAAGTTGAGCTCAGAGCCTCGCACACGCGATGACATCAGCCGCACTAATCACGTTTCGGCCATTGCGGGAGGAGCCTTGTCAGCCTTTTCTGCCGTCTTCCCAGAAGCTTGGTAGAGCATCTCCGCCGAAGTGCGTGTACAGCGCTCGCCCTGTCGCGGCACACGTCGTTGGCCGACTAGACTGCAATCTGTGCAGATGAAAAGAATGAAAGTGCTCATGGTAGGGCCGTGCGCGTGGATTGAGGGCACATCGATCCAGGACGTGATGAGTATGGAAGAAGCGATGCTGATATCATCTTCTACACATCAACAAGGGCCTCGTAGACGGGCCGTATTACTATATGAGCATAGTACTGGGTTCAACAGGTAAAAGTCTGTTCCACGCGAGAGTCCAGGGAATGGCTCCAGATATGTGTCATATCTGTCTTATGCTGTCGCAGACGGACTTCAGCTGTTCACACACGTATGACTGATTGCAGTGAGGAACCACAGAATACATGAGGTGTGACCAGATCATTCCCGCGAACGAGCTCATGGAGAAGATCGCAGAGCAGACGCATCCTTGACATTGATGGGAGTGGTTACTCCGTCTTTCCGTGCCGTGTTGCGACGACGATTGCTAATCTACTTGAACAGCGAGTGTGGCCAGGACAACCTCAGCATATTGCAAGGCGAATGCATACAGGCAAGCCCTGGTGTGCCGAGGCGCTGAAGATGATATGGTGATCTGCTGGGCAAGCTAGGTGAGAGAAACCCGCGTTCACTCCGAAATCGATCTCTCCGAGTCACACATCGCAGATACATGTGCTATACATAGCTCAACGAACCGAAACTGCACAACGAATCGAGACGTACTGGCTGACGGGCCGTTCGTCTCACCAGTGCTGTCCGTGGAAGTACTAGCAAGTCGCGTGGATGGACAGAGACTTGTCAACGTGGGCTGCGCCGAGAATGGCTTCCCATGGCTTCAGCTGAATGGTGGCCGCCGAGACATCCTGCCCTGGCGCCCCTGATGTATAATTGCCCGCCACCCACTTCTGCACTCGAGCATCCTGCGGAACTTGCCATTCGACCTGTTTGTCGGAGAAGTTGAGCACCACCACGAAAGCTTTCTCCTTACTCGCTCGACGATAGGCGAAGATTGTCTCGTGCTTGTCATCAAACACCTTGAAGTCCCCATAGACGAATACTTCCTTCTCTTTCTTCCGGTTCTCGAGCGCACGTCGCCAGTGCTGCAAGACTGACAGCTTGCCGGGGTCGTCGAGCTCCCATTGCGCCTTGGCGTTGATGATCTTGTAATCATCGTTCACACGCATCCATGGCTTGATGCCACTCTCGCAGAATCCTGCGTTGGGTCCATCGTTCCACTGGACTGGCGTGCGAGCGTGGTCCCTTGCCTTCTTCTGCATCACTTCTTTGGCAAAGTCGAGCATCTTGTCGTCATCCTTGCAAAGTTCGCTCATCTTTTTCCAGTAGTTGATGGATTCGATGTCTTTGTATTCTTCAGGTTGCCATGATAACGGCACGTTACCCATGCCGATCTCCTCGCCCTGGTATACGTACAATGTTCCACTCAATGTTGTCTGCATGGTGGCTAGAAGCTTCGCGCCTAGCTCGCGGGATTCCTGCGTGGCATCGCTCACGTAGCGAGAGACTGAGCGTGGGTTGTCGTGATTTTCGATGAAGACAGAATTCCAGCCTCCTTGCGCACGCATGACGTTCTGCCATTTGGACACAATCTCCCTGATGTCGTCGACTGTCCACTCGTGGAGAGTTAGACGAGGACCCCCTGGTGCATTATCTACATCTACGATCTCGAAGATGAAGATCATGTTCAATTCCTTTCGTTCTTCGCCCACGACCCGCAGAATCTCTTTCTCGTCAGTCACGTACGGCATCTCGCCAACAGTAATGGAGTCATACTTGGACAGAACCTTCTGGTTCATATCCTTGAGAAACTCGTGCAACCGCGGACCGTTGGCAAAGAACTTATGTCCTGATTGGTATTTTGCCTTTGGATTCGTGATCTCTGCATCAGGATATCTCTGGTCTTTGGAGATGAGATTGATGACATCCATTCTGAAGCCACTCGCGCCACGGTCCAGCCAGAAGCGGAGCACATCATGGACAGCGTCTCGAACATCGGGATTCTCCCAATTGAGGTCAGGCTGCTCGGGAGTAAACAGAGACAAGTAGTATTGCTGCGTTTTCTCGTCCCAAGTCCACGCAGAGTTGGCATCGCCTAAGATCTGAGACCAATTGTTCGGCGGTTGACGATTCCCGTCGTCGTCTTTTCGAGCATCCTTCCAGATATACCAGTCCCTGTGCTTGCTGCTCTTGGAAGAGCGGGAGTCCAAGAACCAGGCATGCTGTTCGCTGGTGTGATTGACTACCAGGTCCATCATGAGCTTCATACCTCGTTGTTTGAGACCGGCAACCAAATCATCAACGTCTTCGAGAGAACCGTATTTGGGGTCGATATTCTTGTAGTCGCTGATGTCGTAGCCCATGTCGGCCTGTGGAGACATGTAGATGGGCGAGGTCCAGACGATATCCACTGTCCCAAGGATCAGCAATGGCCGCAGCTTTACACGAAGGTAGTTCTTACCTCCCAAGTGCTTGAGATAGTCCAGTTTGGACAGTATGCCCTGAACGTCGCCCCATCCCGGCTGTGCTCCTGCTCCTGTGTGGAGGAAAGATGCAGGATATATCTGGTAGACCACTGCTTCTTTCCACCAGCGGTGGGCGTTGGCCTGTTGCATCAGTGTCATCTTCGCGCGGATGAGGGTGTTCAGGGAGGAGGATGCGTGAGTTAGTCGCTCAAGCTTTGTCAAGAATCAAGAAAGTGTAGCGTGAAGAGTGCGAGCTCTTATCACGAGCGACGACAGACGTCCTGCCATGTACATGTATGTTTGTGTACATGTACGTCAATTGGCTGCGTTTGGTTCTCCATATGCATGACGCGCACCGACGCAGAAACATTCAATGCAGAAGCTGCGAGCCTTCACGAGCAAGGTCCGAAAAAGGCTCCGCGATGCAATGGCAAGACGAGACTGCACTATATGCCACTCTGGCACGTCTGGCAACCTTGGAACAGTCGCGGGCGTTGGTGAGCTACAACGTGAACCAGAAGATCCACAGCACGCATCGAGGTACATGTATGTTTATGTAAAGGAAGACGCCACGATGACATGAGAGGTCGAGCTGTGCACGGACTGGACAAGAGTCGTTGCCGCCGAGcgcgtcgtcgtcgtcgtcgtcgtcgtcttcgtcgtcgtcgtcgtcttcgtcgtcgtcgtcgtcttcgtcgtcgtcgtcgtcttcgtcgtcgtcgtcatCTTCGTCGTCTTCGTCTTCGCTACAAACATCATTTGATCGTTGCTTGGACCTGCCAGCGTGCTAACCAAAGCGATGCGTGGACATAGCCACATCGGCAAGGTGCTTGCGTATCGCTCATTCTCATCGAACGTCCAACTCTGTCAACCACCTGTGCTTGCGACGGACTGGCGTGAGCTGCCGTAGCTACCTTCCAAGTCACTACCATCGCAGAGCTCGGCTGCCTCGTGGCTGGGAGCTTGCGGCCCTGCTGTATCGTCGTCGTCAGACTGAGCTGGGAGACTCGCCAGGCATGGCTTGTCATAATCATAATGCACGACTCTGATGCGAGCAAGAACAACGACTCAGTCCTGGCTTTAGCTCGCTAAGTCCGTCGATGGCCCGGCTAAATCCTTCAGACCCCTCAATACTGGATAGCAGTGATCGATAATGATGCAGTGAAAAGTCAATGGCGAGCTGGGTACATATAGTCCGACTTATGTCTCCTTCCTGTCACCAGCCACGTCGAGTCTGATTCTCCGGAACTGAGCAATATCTCTACGATGACCGACAAGGACGATCAGAATGATCCGGTGCAGCAGTCCATCGCGGCCACCAAAGCCGAATATGTTCGTCTGGGCAACAGTGGTTTGAGAGTTTCGATACCAATTCTCGGCGCCATGAGCTTTGGGCATAAGGATTGGTAGAATCGAAATCAAAGATGTGGGAGCACATACTGATTCAGCGCCTCTGTAGGCAACCCTGGGTTCGGAAGACTCACTACCCATACTGAAAGCAGCTTACGATCGTGGTCTGAACACCTGGGACACCGCCAACGTATACAGCAACGGCGTCTCGGAGGAGATCATAGGCAAGGTGGGTCTCAGTCTGGCTTAAAACGCCGTCGGAGGGGATCGGCGGGGCGATGAATAGCTTTGTGCTGATGCGGACCAGGCCCTCAAGAAGTACAGCATTCCTCGCGAGAAGGTAGTCATTCTTTCCAAGTGCTATGGCTATGTAGGTGAAGAACCTGGCACCAGGGGTATGATGTACGGGCAAAAGATCGCCGAGAGCAAGGACCATGTCAATCGCGGAGGCCTCTCTAGAAGAGCGATCTTCGATGCTGTGGGCAAGAGTCTGAAGCGAC contains the following coding sequences:
- a CDS encoding Alpha-glucosidase is translated as MTLMQQANAHRWWKEAVVYQIYPASFLHTGAGAQPGWGDVQGILSKLDYLKHLGVDIVWTSPIYMSPQADMGYDISDYKNIDPKYGSLEDVDDLVAGLKQRGMKLMMDLVVNHTSEQHAWFLDSRSSKSSKHRDWYIWKDARKDDDGNRQPPNNWSQILGDANSAWTWDEKTQQYYLSLFTPEQPDLNWENPDVRDAVHDVLRFWLDRGASGFRMDVINLISKDQRYPDAEITNPKAKYQSGHKFFANGPRLHEFLKDMNQKVLSKYDSITVGEMPYVTDEKEILRVVGEERKELNMIFIFEIVDVDNAPGGPRLTLHEWTVDDIREIVSKWQNVMRAQGGWNSVFIENHDNPRSVSRYVSDATQESRELGAKLLATMQTTLSGTLYVYQGEEIGMGNVPLSWQPEEYKDIESINYWKKMSELCKDDDKMLDFAKEVMQKKARDHARTPVQWNDGPNAGFCESGIKPWMRVNDDYKIINAKAQWELDDPGKLSVLQHWRRALENRKKEKEVFVYGDFKVFDDKHETIFAYRRASKEKAFVVVLNFSDKQVEWQVPQDARVQKWVAGNYTSGAPGQDVSAATIQLKPWEAILGAAHVDKSLSIHATC